In Aedes albopictus strain Foshan chromosome 3, AalbF5, whole genome shotgun sequence, the following are encoded in one genomic region:
- the LOC134290470 gene encoding uncharacterized protein LOC134290470: MPPKTAALAKKEHTLRALQTRLNSLLAMFDEILKFSQSMNEGTTAIQVSIRLDKLEELWETISEAIVEVEAHEDYADDDDECTKVRVKFVQRYFAVKSALLEKAKEVEDVPLNQSCSLEASQSQSTLDHVRLPQIKLQTFSGDFDEWLSFRDLYTSLIHWKTDLPDVEKFHYLKGCLTGEAKALIDPLAITKANYQVAWDTLTKRYNDSKLLKRRQVQALSKLPMLTKESASELQSLLEGFERIIQNLDQLVQPQDYKDLLLVDIIGSRLDPVTRRGWEEYSATQPQDSIKDLIDFLQKRIRVLGSLPSKPANLKGDSTTLSKSKKFSVPRVSHSAVQASGGRCVACSESHPLYQCPAFQRLTVSARDKILRNHSLCRNCFRRGHQASECSSRFVCRNCKAKHHTMVCFRSDKSDGAKGSSSHNSQAESINAATVDRRTNPTTSMATEEVSSNTALQRSSSVLLATAIVLVQNDKGISFPARALLDSGSECNFMTESLCQRLNIQRRRSDVSVLGIGQTNTRVKHKVMTTIKSRVSEFSRDMEFLILPRVTADLPTTSIQRACWEIPEGLNLADPAFFNSKTVDIVLGIQYFFAFFKTGNEIDLGNGLPMLTESVFGWVVSGLVNTDRFNPKISCNMAVTESLEELLSRFWACEEVEFPSNNSPTEAKCEEYYSATVQRGLDGRYTVSLPKDDNFLAQLGESRDIAFRRLQGIERRLLREPRLREQYEQFMVEYLSLGHMRRVDVASDQETSRCYLPHHPVVKESSTTTKVRVVFDASCKTSTGVSLNDVLLVGPVIQDDLRAIILRSRTKQILMVADVEKMFRQIRIDQKDLPLQNILWRKDFNDRAETYELCTVTYGTKPAPYLATRTLQQLALDEHERFPMAARATMEDVYMDDVLTGEDEIETAKELRIQLEEMMESGGFHLRKWASNAPAVLDGIANENLALAKEDGVQLDPDPAVKTLGLYWFPTTDILKFQFKVTEYCPAEIYTKRKLLSMIATLFDPLGLIGAVIVTAKIFMQRLWCWTDENGRKLDWDQPVGPKECEEWLELHQQIPLLNEISIRRCVVLPGATEIQVHFFSDASKAAYGACAYVRSTDDSGRCQVALLTSKSKVSPLKAQTIPRLELCGALLAAQLKEKAAHNRTPKPAYAPPNDHHISPRRPPTATIITVPRAPKTSPHLTP, from the exons ATGCCGCCGAAGACAGCCGCGTTAGCGAAGAAGGAGCACACCCTGCGAGCGTTGCAAACTCGACTCAATTCGTTATTGGCGATGTTCGACGAGATTCTCAAGTTTTCTCAGTCTATGAATGAGGGAACTACAGCAATTCAGGTGTCAATTAGGCTAGATAAGCTAGAAGAACTGTGGGAAACTATTAGTGAGGCTATAGTTGAGGTAGAAGCGCATGAAGATTATGCAGATGATGACGATGAGTGTACGAAAGTTAGGGTGAAGTTTGTACAACGTTATTTCGCGGTGAAATCGGCTTTGCTGGAGAAGGCCAAGGAAGTGGAAGATGTCCCGTTGAATCAATCCTGCTCTCTGGAGGCGTCGCAGTCGCAGTCTACACTGGATCACGTCCGGCTCCCACAAATCAAATTACAAACTTTCAGTGGTGATTTTGATGAGTGGTTGAGTTTCCGGGATCTCTACACATCATTAATCCATTGGAAAACCGACCTACCAGATGTCGAGAAATTTCATTATTTGAAGGGATGTCTCACCGGTGAAGCAAAGGCTTTGATAGATCCACTGGCGATAACCAAGGCAAACTATCAAGTGGCATGGGACACTTTAACGAAGCGATACAACGACAGTAAGCTGCTAAAACGCCGTCAAGTCCAAGCTCTGTCGAAGCTACCGATGTTGACTAAGGAGTCAGCCTCAGAGCTTCAGTCCTTACTGGAGGGTTTTGAGAGGATCATTCAAAATCTAGATCAACTTGTTCAGCCCCAAGACTACAAGGATCTACTGTTGGTAGACATCATAGGTTCCCGCCTCGACCCCGTTACGCGCCGTGGCTGGGAAGAATATTCCGCTACGCAGCCTCAAGACTCCATCAAGGACCTCATCGACTTCCTCCAAAAACGGATTAGGGTGCTAGGTTCGCTACCCTCCAAGCCAGCCAATCTCAAGGGAGATTCGACTACACTTTCCAAGAGTAAGAAGTTTTCCGTTCCAAGAGTAAGTCACAGTGCGGTTCAAGCATCGGGAGGTCGATGCGTGGCTTGCTCAGAATCCCATCCCCTCTACCAATGTCCAGCGTTTCAACGTCTAACGGTTTCCGCTCGAGATAAGATTCTTCGCAATCATTCGTTGTGCAGGAACTGTTTTCGACGTGGACATCAAGCTTCCGAGTGCTCTTCTCGCTTCGTTTGCCGGAATTGCAAGGCGAAGCACCACACAATGGTTTGTTTCCGGTCGGATAAGAGCGATGGGGCTAAAGGTAGCTCATCGCATAACTCGCAAGCTGAATCGATCAATGCGGCAACAGTGGACCGTAGGACGAATCCAACGACGTCCATGGCCACAGAGGAAGTTTCCTCCAACACGGCACTCCAACGTTCTTCATCTGTGCTGCTCGCTACTGCAATAGTTCTCGTGCAAAACGATAAGGGTATCAGTTTTCCTGCACGGGCATTGTTGGATTCCGGATCCGAATGCAACTTCATGACGGAGAGCTTGTGCCAGCGGTTGAATATCCAACGAAGGCGTTCGGATGTATCCGTCCTTGGGATAGGACAAACCAATACACGAGTCAAACACAAGGTTATGACAACGATAAAGTCACGAGTGTCCGAATTCTCTCGTGACATGGAATTCCTTATTCTGCCAAGGGTTACGGCGGACCTACCAACTACAAGTATCCAAAGGGCATGCTGGGAGATTCCTGAAGGTCTGAATTTGGCGGACCCAGCATTTTTCAACTCAAAGACGGTGGACATAGTTCTCGGAATCCAATATTTCTTTGCATTCTTCAAGACCGGGAACGAAATCGATCTGGGAAACGGACTTCCGATGTTAACGGAATCAGTATTCGGCTGGGTGGTATCTGGTTTGGTGAATACTGATCGTTTCAATCCGAAAATTTCCTGTAACATGGCGGTTACAGAAAGTCTGGAGGAACTATTATCTCGCTTCTGGGCCTGCGAAGAAGTCGAATTTCCAAGCAACAACTCTCCGACGGAAGCAAAGTGCGAGGAGTACTATAGCGCTACTGTTCAACGCGGTCTGGATGGTCGGTATACAGTGTCTCTTCCGAAGGACGACAACTTTCTCGCACAGCTAGGTGAATCAAGGGATATCGCCTTTCGACGTCTTCAAGGGATAGAACGTCGATTACTTCGGGAACCACGGCTACGAGAACAGTATGAGCAATTTATGGTGGAGTATTTGAGCCTGGGACACATGCGCAGGGTGGATGTAGCTTCAGACCAGGAGACAAGCAGGTGCTATTTACCCCACCATCCCGTCGTCAAGGAGAGCAGCACGACCACTAAGGTTAGGGTCGTATTCGATGCGTCATGTAAGACGAGTACAGGTGTATCGCTTAATGATGTACTACTGGTCGGACCAGTTATCCAGGATGATCTGCGCGCCATAATTCTGCGGTCACGAACGAAGCAGATACTCATGGTGGCAGATGTTGAAAAAATGTTCCGTCAAATAAGGATAGATCAGAAGGACTTACCTCTACAAAACATCCTATGGCGGAAGGATTTCAACGATCGAGCTGAAACCTACGAACTTTGCACAGTCACGTACGGCACGAAACCAGCACCATACCTAGCGACCAGGACTCTACAGCAGCTTGCGTTAGATGAACATGAACGATTTCCTATGGCGGCAAGGGCAACTATGGAGGATGTCTACATGGACGACGTGTTGACGGGCGAAGATGAGATTGAAACGGCGAAAGAACTACGTATTCAGCTCGAAGAAATGATGGAAAGCGGCGGATTCCACCTAAGGAAATGGGCATCCAACGCACCAGCGGTATTAGATGGTATTGCTAACGAAAATCTAGCATTGGCGAAAGAGGACGGAGTGCAGCTTGATCCAGATCCAGCAGTGAAGACGTTGGGATTGTACTGGTTTCCCACGACCGACATTCTCAAATTTCAATTCAAGGTTACGGAGTACTGTCCTGCTGAAATCTACACAAAACGGAAACTTTTGTCTATGATAGCGACCCTGTTTGACCCTCTGGGATTGATTGGCGCAGTTATTGTTACGGCAAAAATCTTCATGCAGCGTTTGTGGTGTTGGACAGATGAGAATGGAAGAAAGTTAGATTGGGATCAACCGGTAGGGCCAAAGGAATGTGAAGAATGGCTAGAGCTACACCAACAAATACCACTGCTGAACGAAATAAGCATTCGCCGGTGTGTTGTACTTCCAGGAGCAACGGAAATTCAAGTACATTTCTTCTCCGATGCTTCCAAGGCTGCCTATGGGGCATGCGCCTACGTTCGAAGTACGGACGATTCGGGAAGGTGCCAGGTCGCTCTACTAACATCGAAATCCAAGGTATCTCCGTTGAAGGCGCAGACAATCCCGAGACTGGAGCTTTGCGGAGCATTATTGGCAGCACAACTGAAAGAGAAG GCCGCCCACAACCGTACTCCAAAGCCAGCGTACGCCCCGCCGAACGACCACCACATTTCGCCGCGAAGACCACCGACGGCCACCATCATCACC GTCCCTCGTGCTCCGAAAACCTCCCCACACCTGACGCCCTGA